One genomic window of candidate division KSB1 bacterium includes the following:
- a CDS encoding RDD family protein, with product MKLNLPKEREYVGTAPLWKRIAAFFIDLFIINFVLLIPFRPLLRVLVQEESGFSQMYSYLSSNPSVVEIITAVSLT from the coding sequence ATGAAGCTGAACCTGCCTAAAGAAAGGGAATATGTCGGCACAGCCCCGCTATGGAAAAGGATTGCCGCGTTTTTTATCGACCTGTTCATCATAAACTTTGTTCTCCTGATCCCATTCAGGCCTCTGCTTAGGGTATTGGTTCAGGAAGAATCAGGCTTTTCTCAGATGTATTCTTACCTCAGTTCTAATCCTTCTGTTGTTGAAATCATAACAGCAGTATCTCTTACAA